A genomic segment from Hypomesus transpacificus isolate Combined female chromosome 13, fHypTra1, whole genome shotgun sequence encodes:
- the LOC124475984 gene encoding stonustoxin subunit beta-like, with amino-acid sequence MPATTRCMTSDTMKSEMTPVYDSNVPEPSCRADLLKYWINLSLNDNTANKTLWISDGGTEVSRMTDSILCPVLDRPERYEHAPQVLCKEGIMGYRAYWEVEYAGWVVVGATYEGAGRRNTDGPSGLGENEKSWGLGWAGKCYHAWHKGLNVKIVNNPQSSVIGVYLDQPAGVMSFYAVREGKEGEESAERKEVTLLHRVKCSFKDKMLPGVWLGTHSSCSIVKKDTSS; translated from the exons AAATGACTCCTGTCTATGATTCCAATGTACCTGAGCCGTCCTGCAGAGCAGATCTCCTGAAAT ACTGGATCAACCTCTCCCTGAATGACAACACTGCCAATAAGACGCTTTGGATCTCAGATGGCGGGACCGAGGTGTCTCGCATGACTGATAGCATCTTGTGCCCGGTTCTGGACAGACCAGAGAGATATGAACACGCCCCACAA gTGCTTTGCAAGGAGGGCATCATGGGCTACAGGGCTTACTGGGAGGTGGAGTATGCAGGATGGGTGGTCGTCGGAGCCACCTACGAAGGAGCAGGCAGGAGGAACACCGACGGGCCCAGTGGCCTTGGAGAAAATGAGAAGTCCTGGGgcttgggctgggctgggaaaTGCTACCATGCCTGGCACAAAGGCCTTAATGTTAAGATTGTAAATAACCCTCAGTCTTCTGTCATAGGGGTGTACCTAGACCAGCCAGCTGGCGTTATGAGTTTCTATGCAGTgcgggaagggaaggagggtgaggagagcgcAGAGCGGAAAGAGGTCACGCTGCTTCACAGAGTCAAGTGTTCCTTCAAAGATAAGATGCTTCCGGGGGTGTGGTTGGGGACGCACTCCTCCTGCTCGATAGTGAAAAAAGACACATCATCTTAA